The genomic interval GAACGTCACTTGAAACTTGGGGTCGACCTTCTGACTGGCCGATGGTACATCTTTCATCTTCTCTGCATGGCTATCTACAACTATGACAACTGGTGCCTGCTGCGCATGGCACCCTAAAAACTTCTGGATTGAGGTGCCAACTTCACCctctttattttcattatggTCCAGAAACAGGGTTTCTGGAAAGCTTTCAGTATTAGAGGCATCCAAACTCACAGAGCCATACAAGGTTATCGGAGACGAGGCCCCCAGAGGCTCCTGGTTTACCACAGGAGAGCCCTGCCCTGTTTTCCACAGCTTCTTTAGTACGGGGGACCGTTTTACAAGCTGTCTGAGTTTGTCCAAGGGGGTGGACATGACTGGGGTTACAGTCTGAGATTCAGGTGGGGATACATCCTTTGACCCCTTCAGCTTAGCTATTTTATAAGATTTTGTAAAATAGCCCTCATCGCTTTCTACCCCCATGTCCATCACACCTTGCACCTGTTCTGAAGTTTGACCCTTTGTGGATGAGCCATGTCCCTCACAAGCCTCACTATGTTTACACGACCGttgttcttcacagaaagtcTGACAGCTCTGAACAAAGTCATCCAGGCCATCGCTGCTGGGCTGCTCATCATAACGGTCAATGGGGCTCAGACACATTATCTCATCGATATCAAAGTCGAAAGCAGGACCTAGGTCCCCCATGTCCCCACTGACTAGAATCGGAGGGCTGCTTGATCGGTCATTGCTAAGCGAAAGTGATGGGCTGCTCTGACCATCACTCTCATCACTGCTTTCAGGCCACACCAAGCTTGAAGACTTCAGGCTTGTTACTTGTGGGTCAGTCTCctcattactgctactattcTCTGCATTGTTCACCTTCTCTGCTACTAAAGATGACGACGGAGTTATGTTCTTCGGATCTGGTAAAACAGAATCTAAAACGCAGGCAAGATCTGGGGAATGGCATGTAGCAAGGCAGGGTTTTTTCTTTAGAGGGGTCTCATAAGTCTCATCAAGACAGGAATCGTCCAACCGCCTTTTAAGGTTAAAAGCATGGCTGTTAATTATCTCAACTTTTATGTTGCAGAACGGACTGTTAGGAATCGACGACAGATCACTCGAACTGGTATCGGTGGTCTCGCAAGTGATCATCCGAGAGTAAGCAGAGAGGGGCCGGAGGTGGGCAAACTCTGTCTTATCTGAGCCACGACTATGGAAAATGGTCTTGAGGGGTATTTTTTGGTCGGCCATATTTAGGTAATTGTACTATGATGTGATCATCTGAAGAAGTGTCAGCCTCTGTGAGATTAAGTCCTGGAAGAAAAATACACAGCAATCTTTCAAAATCTAGTGTAAAGCAttcccttgatttcagaagtaatgctggatgagcaggtgtctacaaacatttggacagtAATGTTAACATATTTTTGAAGTTAAGCATTTTTTATGAAAAAGATTTTTGAATAACAGCATGATTAGCGGTACGTTACCAATTAAAGGTTAACTccagtgatttttcaaaaattccacATAaactgttgagatgtaaacggtcattcagagtggtctggtgtgaaatgcagagtcagaattgctcacagtggtggtgataggaaccagatgtctaaagagtttaatgcctctataaGCACCATCAcataaaattattaaattaagtgGTAAGATACCTACTGTatgatgtctgacacattgcTTAACGATAGTTTTGTGCTCACGTTTTTggctaaaaatgtattttaacccATTTATGGAGGAGGGATGTgagcagggcgctgtgaggcaaactGGATCGCGCAAAAACAtagcttttttattatttatgactattttaccatcattacaCACAAAACTCAGTAGGCGTGTGTAGGTTTACTGCTGATTTTGgtcagtaaataaaacggctatatttgtgttgcagatgTGGCAACccagaaatctgagtctctacaatcagcaattttacaccaaaccactctacaTGACTGCTTGCATgtcaaggactgaattattcagaacatttgaaaaatggtGTCATTCCCCTTTTAGATCAATTATGAAAACCATCTTTCAAATAAATCTTACTTGATAAACAAGCCTAAGATGCAACTTAGCTACTTGAAGTTAAGATTCAAATGTAGTTAATCTTCGCATTTAcagcccccccccaaaaaaactgaactaaactaaaAATCTCTACAGAGTTTTCGACGTTTGCGTCGTCTTCTCAGACGAAGCTCAGTGCAGCAGTTAACAGAAACCTGGCGAATATGACGCCAACTATCGTTATCTCCACAAACTGACGTAGGCCAAGTTTGGTTTGTAAGAGTAAGTCAGACTGTAACGTCAGGCAATATCAGATGTAGTTTAGCCAGAAGTTATTTACACATATACAAATGTAAACAACGCCAACtagttagccagttagctaaaCTAAGCCCTCATCTCTGTTCGTTAACGTTAAGCTCGCAGGCGCGTCAGCTTCACCCAGCGAAGGGCTAACCAGGCTAGCCAACCAGCTAGTTCTAAGGATATAAGTCGACCAGTTGTTTTTATGGCAGTTCAGTGCGGACTTTACTTTCATTAGAACGTGTACAGCAAAGGTTTGGTCTACCTCAGAAGTGCTGGAGGGATTTTAGAGACTAAGTTATTTTTGCTATCTTGGTCACCAGAGTAACCGCCACTTCAATCCGCCGATCAGACCCCGCGGCGTCATCCACAAGTGAAAAGGCGCCGGAGCTCCTATTTATAACATTCGGTCTGCGGCGGCGCCTCTGATTGGCTAAGCCACATCGCATTCGATTttgaaatgattattattattttatttttatttttttccagtttggCTACTAAATTAATCGcttctatttttattcttttaccaTTAAGGATAATTCCGATTTTTCAGAATGTCTTTATTACTCAGATATAGAGATAACTCGGAGACTCTACACTGGTGGTGAAGGGAATCATGAATCACCGTTTCAAGAATAccaatataggcattttatttactatctagtATATATCTACTATCTATTATTTTGCCTCAGAAAGCCATGCAtgcatccctccaccatgaatggattaactGGACTGTAAGTGGACTGAAATACAAACTTTTATcacaaaaacatcataaaacaacgtgtcagacatcagacatCAGACATCTAACCACGTCATGTAACAGCTTTCTCTGACGGAGCTTTCAGACGCATTAAACTCTTCttacgtctggttcctatcaccaccactgtgaacaattctgacataTATGACAAATGTAACATctctgaaaaatcagtggacttTCCCTTTAAGCCTACATTAGGCCCATTTCCAAAAGCCTAGCACAGAGTTCAGACTAATGCATTTCATCCACCATGTCCTCATGTTTAATTGCAGCTGTATGTGGAGGCTGCAGTGTTCCTAAAGGtcaattccaccaatatttctaaatttctacatgattaaatagttgagatgcaaacaaagatttttacattttgttgtgaaatgtttaacTGCAATAAAATGTGTTGACTCAGATTTCTGTACAGTTGTGGTGATAAGAGCAAAAGTGCGccgtgatgtctacaacacaaagtctggttgtcttttactgtctttgtctttgcactgtttactatgcatcttttattactgcactggaaagtttcgttatactgtactaccccgtgttgtataatgacaataaagttgaattgaactgaattgaaacACAGCCATTGTGTTTGATATCCAAAACGACtggtgaacctacacgtgtccgGTTGTTAGTGTTACATGTAATGCTGTAAATGGTAAAATACTGGTAAATCGTAAaatcattttctttggggactgttttgtttTACAGCACACTGGACGGCCCTCACTGCCacgaatggattaaaaaaatgttttagattaaaaccatcataaaacataaaacgtgTCTCTGACGTACAGGCAGGGATTCATAACCAATTCTTTGTTCATGCAGAAGCTGTGGAAAACCCCAATTCAAGAATTCCTGATTGGACTTtttggttcttctgtggcaccAAATCTTCACAATAAGTTCAACACACTCATAGGTTATGTTCTTTAATTAAAAAGGGAATTACATGATGcagtcaaaaaaaaacaaaaacacaaacctcATGAGCTCGGAAATGAATGCAAAAGATGTAACAAAACAATCCAAAATGTAACACTGAGAGGTGAGCTTGGGTGAAACCGTCTCACCCAAACCCCAAACATTAGATCTTGGTGTTTTCCACAAAGCTCAGTTTAGCTAGATACCTTAAGCTCAAGGTCAAGCCTGTCCAACAGGAAAATAGCTGAGGGACATTCCCCATTGGACAGTCCTCGTCTTcgggcttaagttatctggctaacagAAATGTCGCTTTGTGGAACATAAGCTATGTAACAAAGCAGGTAAAACATCAGTAACTGCTTATTGGTGTTAATGGTCACACTAGCATGAGTAAACATTTCAAACCAATACAGAGTAATGGGAAAGTTACGGTTATAGGCGTGTCCCCCATATGCTTCAAATACCAGCTGATATCAAAGGATGAATCGAAAAATGTCCAAACCACAAGACGTCTTTGTTATACAAAAAAACCTTGAATAAACTGTAGTGATTACAGAAAATGACGATTAATTAGTTGTGAGAATTATTTCCCTGAAATTAAATCATGTGCTTTGAAAGCCTCTCGGGAgtgcaaaaatacatttttattagaaaaaataagATCGTCTTTGATATAAACTCTCACAGCACATCCGCAAGTTTTTTGGTCATTGGCGGGAGGCTGCAGCTTGGCTGAAAGTGTGTACGAGCTCATCTGTATTGTAAAAACCGCCAAGCTGAAAAgcaataatgacaataataataataataataataaaaatgaaatcacCCTGTCAAACAAGCACAATTCACTTATCCTGTTCACTCATTTCTTTCACTTGACTTTTCATTGCAGTCCCTCCTTTTGGCATGTCAGAAGCAGGAACGTTGAAATAGATTCACCAGTTTATGAGCCTCGAAGAGAAAACTCAAGCCCAGGCAGTGAACACATCAAACACCTACACACTCAGCACACAGATATCTTTAAACCTTAAGCAATGACCAGGGTTGTGCTGACCTCTCTAAGAGAGAATATTACACAGTGTTATACTGCATAGACAAAGTTGCAAAGCCAACATGgatccaaaaaaaaatccaaaaaaaaacaaaaaaaaacaaaaaaaataaaaaatctcatATAATACAGTTCTTAGCAAATATGCAGATACTATACACACAATTCATATacattaaagagaaattccacccatcatttagagtgatttgatgtgaaatggttcattgtagagactctgatatctttacagtggtggtgataggaaccagggatcacaaaTATAAATCTGAcactacatgtgtcttctgagtgtttgtaatgttatgttataatatgtaataatcattgtaaaatagtggtaaatctgaaggaaaaaaaaaatttctttggctactattttgccttacgcCACTGCAGGTAAATGTCCATATCgcatatattttcatatattttcatatatttcaagCCCAAACCTTAtttcaaaactactgtaaatcTGTTTAAGATCAAGTAATGTGTTCATAACCTTTCTACTAAATGCtttgatgtctggttcctatcttAACCTGAATCTCtagaactgcacattttaaaccactctgaaagactttacatcttaaccacagAAATATGCAGATATTGtgaaaattcctctttaatagAGACACACTTAATACAAATAtgagaagaaacaaaaaacaacctaCAGACTGTAACAGAAAAGGTCTCATTTAAAATaccactatatgtccaaaagtttgtggacacttGCTGACCCAATGCTTTTTCTGAAGCCAAGAGTATTAATAgggagaaggctttacactggaacactgctgtgagggtttgattgcAATCAGCCATTACAGCTCCAATTTATCTCAAAGTAATGGGACAGAGCTCCATCagtccagagaatgcagttcccaATGTTCAAGGGCTTTATACCCCCATAGTCAGCtcttggcactgggcatggtgaccttaggctcatgtgcagctgcttcagAGCATCCCATTGTATTGATCGTGCTTTTccatggagattatacaagctgtataCAAGctatgggtgcaccttaaaataGTCAAATtaactaattagaaggggtgtctggaaacttttggacatatagtgtagcactcaaaggggggtgggggtggggggggggggtggagacGTCATTTATTCTGTATTGCTTTGGTCTGGGTGCAGTTTTTGTGTTAAGACTGGCTGTGCAGCATCTCCTCAGCTTCTTTACCCAGTTGCATCTCCAAGCACCAACAAGAGGACCGTCCTCCTTCCCTTTACTTGTATTCGCCTGTCCATTCAGGTTCGTTAACTAACCCATCTCGTTCTCAGAAGCCAAAAGCGTCTTCAGCGTCAGCAGCCTCTGCATCCGCTTTGTCCCAGTTGCCAGGCGACAGGCACTCTTCAGCGTTGTAGTCCTGAGGGTTTAGCCCAATGTCCAGGACCTGGGGGTTAGCGCGACACTCAGCGAGTCTGTGGGCCCCAAATAAACAGAGAATGAGCAATTTAACAAACTAGGCTAAATCACAGCTTTCCACTTCTCCAGCAAAGAATAGGGGCAGCATGCATAGCATTTAAGAGCATATTACCagacaaacattttaaatacagtCTGGAATTTACCATTTTGAAAATCTGATGTCTGGTGTTGCATTACTAATGTATAATG from Pygocentrus nattereri isolate fPygNat1 chromosome 5, fPygNat1.pri, whole genome shotgun sequence carries:
- the LOC108426109 gene encoding uncharacterized protein LOC108426109 isoform X1 — its product is MADQKIPLKTIFHSRGSDKTEFAHLRPLSAYSRMITCETTDTSSSDLSSIPNSPFCNIKVEIINSHAFNLKRRLDDSCLDETYETPLKKKPCLATCHSPDLACVLDSVLPDPKNITPSSSLVAEKVNNAENSSSNEETDPQVTSLKSSSLVWPESSDESDGQSSPSLSLSNDRSSSPPILVSGDMGDLGPAFDFDIDEIMCLSPIDRYDEQPSSDGLDDFVQSCQTFCEEQRSCKHSEACEGHGSSTKGQTSEQVQGVMDMGVESDEGYFTKSYKIAKLKGSKDVSPPESQTVTPVMSTPLDKLRQLVKRSPVLKKLWKTGQGSPVVNQEPLGASSPITLYGSVSLDASNTESFPETLFLDHNENKEGEVGTSIQKFLGCHAQQAPVVIVVDSHAEKMKDVPSASQKVDPKFQVTFQEEADSSTSVESPSPLQVKVKSKVVLPSIQIPQVKTKPAVKVAAEAAATEQPEEKPQSGDTKLVVFYEEEDWEREKTVYVDSVIRHMKDNTGAGDGCYICLIGVMTELLNLMNTVANQGNGSYGRPWQHPSDLTHRNYQPRHSGHLFSLDEWQNLNYRYHRRFAKVPQPFIRSPVL
- the LOC108426109 gene encoding uncharacterized protein LOC108426109 isoform X2, producing the protein MADQKIPLKTIFHSRGSDKTEFAHLRPLSAYSRMITCETTDTSSSDLSSIPNSPFCNIKVEIINSHAFNLKRRLDDSCLDETYETPLKKKPCLATCHSPDLACVLDSVLPDPKNITPSSSLVAEKVNNAENSSSNEETDPQVTSLKSSSLVWPESSDESDGQSSPSLSLSNDRSSSPPILVSGDMGDLGPAFDFDIDEIMCLSPIDRYDEQPSSDGLDDFVQSCQTFCEEQRSCKHSEACEGHGSSTKGQTSEQVQGVMDMGVESDEGYFTKSYKIAKLKGSKDVSPPESQTVTPVMSTPLDKLRQLVKRSPVLKKLWKTGQGSPVVNQEPLGASSPITLYGSVSLDASNTESFPETLFLDHNENKEGEVGTSIQKFLGCHAQQAPVVIVVDSHAEKMKDVPSASQKVDPKFQVTFQEEADSSTSVESPSPLQVKVKSKVVLPSIQIPQVKTKPAVKVAAEAAATEQPEEKPQSGDTKLVVFYEEEDWEREKTVYVDSVIRHMKDNTGAGDGVMTELLNLMNTVANQGNGSYGRPWQHPSDLTHRNYQPRHSGHLFSLDEWQNLNYRYHRRFAKVPQPFIRSPVL